In the genome of Flavobacterium panacagri, one region contains:
- a CDS encoding TonB-dependent receptor, whose product MIMRISLFHIFLLTCGTHMIFATEMSGQNLESISVDIELHNQDIKTLFKTIENRTGLLFAYQPQIIKDFPKVTTQRGRRTVSDILNTVFQGTNLVYKQVDKNVVIYKKEVPKTVVSKTENDSEANYMLNGKVLDENGQPLPGVSVAVVGGNKQGVSDFDGQFYIELPSGKHILKVSYLGYKSQEITVENQTSITIKMQPDLAKLDEVVIIGYGTTTKRTSTGSVVKITSEDIEKQPITNILQSLQGRTPGVFVTQTSGYAGSNINISIRGTNSIAGDNLPLYVIDGVPYISDDIKEQVQSDRVIRGAQKATSPLNVINPNDIQSIEILKDADATAIYGSRGANGVVLITTKKGESGKTVFTLNANSGISEVAHMVKTLDTPTYLNMLRTALTNANATPSAFSTGIALTAFDQNAYTNWQKKLIGGSANFNDYSGSLKGGNENTNFLLSSAYHKETTVLPGDFGYNKFSTNFNINHYTFNKKLKIGASVIFAADKNVLPYYDITNYAVLTAPNHTIYNADGTYYWSPTYFSDVNPLAALDRRVEDKGNNLITSFSIQYEIAKGLSFKTDLGYGRAQMISKQILPASGMNNVYYTTNNISLNTSRSYTVSNNNTNNFTIDPQLNYNTTLFKGNFTALVGGSWQNRKSEMPSYVSTSGYSSDNLIGITGTAATVTSYNGTSEYKYASIFSRINYNFLNKYILNVNFRRDGSSRFGANNRYGNFGSVGAAWVFTEEKFLRDKSWLSFGKLRSSYGEIGSDAIGDYGYANTYSTGTYGNGNAAMTATRIANPNYQWEVTKKFEAALDLGFLDDRISFSAAFYRNRSGNQLVSATLSPQAGFTSYQANLAAEVENKGIEFTLSTTNIRNKNLNWSTSFNISKNSNKLLSFPGIETSSYYTTYVVGNPLSSRYLYNFTGVNANGIAQFEDANGDGKISSGFAQTGTGDRKYYGPSYPKYYGGISNSISYKKFSLDFLFQFVKQEGRSLLSSIAVQPGYPYGLANYQVDEYNDYLAQGNVLSSNYQASFFNYAGSTATIVDASYIKLKNVSASYNIPLDQNTQKFIQNIRVSLQGQNLVTFTKYKGFDPETQGLNLPPLRTITLGTQFTF is encoded by the coding sequence ATGATTATGCGAATCAGTTTATTCCACATTTTCTTGCTGACCTGCGGCACTCATATGATCTTCGCAACCGAAATGAGCGGTCAGAATTTAGAGTCTATATCTGTTGACATTGAACTGCATAATCAGGATATTAAAACGCTTTTTAAAACGATAGAAAACAGAACGGGATTACTGTTCGCCTATCAGCCACAGATTATTAAAGATTTTCCAAAAGTGACTACTCAGCGTGGTCGTCGAACTGTTAGTGATATTTTAAACACTGTATTTCAAGGCACAAATTTGGTCTATAAACAAGTGGACAAAAATGTTGTAATTTATAAAAAAGAAGTTCCTAAAACAGTTGTATCAAAAACAGAAAATGACAGTGAAGCAAATTATATGCTTAATGGTAAAGTTTTAGATGAAAACGGCCAGCCTTTGCCTGGAGTATCTGTTGCTGTTGTTGGCGGTAATAAACAAGGCGTTTCAGACTTTGATGGTCAGTTTTATATTGAATTGCCGTCTGGAAAACATATCTTAAAAGTATCTTATTTAGGTTATAAATCGCAAGAAATTACAGTCGAAAACCAAACTTCGATTACTATCAAAATGCAGCCCGATTTAGCTAAACTGGATGAAGTTGTAATTATTGGATATGGAACAACAACTAAAAGAACTTCAACAGGATCAGTTGTTAAAATTACTTCTGAAGATATTGAAAAACAACCTATAACCAATATTCTGCAAAGTTTACAAGGAAGAACTCCTGGAGTTTTTGTTACACAGACTTCTGGTTATGCAGGAAGTAATATTAATATTAGCATTCGTGGTACAAATTCTATAGCAGGAGACAATTTACCTCTTTATGTAATTGATGGGGTTCCTTACATCTCTGATGATATAAAGGAACAAGTTCAATCGGATCGTGTTATTAGAGGAGCACAAAAAGCCACAAGTCCGCTGAATGTAATCAATCCAAATGATATTCAGAGTATCGAAATCCTTAAAGATGCTGATGCTACAGCGATATACGGATCCAGAGGTGCAAACGGAGTTGTACTTATTACAACTAAAAAAGGAGAATCTGGAAAAACTGTATTTACTTTAAATGCAAACTCAGGAATTTCTGAGGTTGCGCATATGGTAAAAACCTTAGATACGCCTACTTACCTAAATATGCTTCGTACAGCTTTGACCAATGCCAATGCGACCCCAAGTGCCTTTAGTACCGGAATTGCATTAACAGCTTTTGATCAAAATGCTTATACAAACTGGCAGAAAAAATTAATTGGCGGTTCTGCTAATTTTAATGATTATTCAGGAAGCTTAAAAGGTGGAAATGAAAACACTAATTTCTTATTAAGCAGTGCTTACCATAAAGAAACAACAGTTTTACCAGGAGATTTTGGATACAATAAATTCTCTACCAATTTTAATATCAATCATTATACTTTCAACAAAAAACTAAAGATAGGAGCTTCAGTTATTTTTGCTGCAGATAAAAATGTATTGCCTTATTATGATATAACGAATTATGCGGTACTTACTGCGCCAAATCATACCATTTACAATGCAGACGGAACTTATTACTGGTCACCGACTTATTTTAGTGATGTAAATCCGCTTGCTGCTTTAGACCGAAGAGTTGAGGATAAAGGAAACAATTTAATTACGAGTTTCAGTATTCAGTACGAAATTGCTAAAGGATTATCTTTTAAAACAGATTTAGGATACGGAAGAGCACAAATGATCTCAAAGCAAATCCTTCCAGCTTCTGGAATGAATAATGTGTATTATACGACAAATAATATTTCACTTAATACTTCAAGATCCTATACCGTTTCGAATAACAATACAAACAATTTTACCATCGATCCTCAATTAAATTACAATACTACGTTGTTTAAAGGAAACTTTACAGCGCTGGTTGGAGGTTCTTGGCAGAATAGAAAATCAGAAATGCCATCATATGTAAGTACATCTGGCTACAGTTCTGATAATCTTATTGGTATTACTGGTACTGCTGCAACTGTTACTTCATACAACGGAACATCTGAATATAAATACGCTTCTATTTTCAGTAGAATTAACTACAATTTCTTAAATAAATATATCCTGAATGTCAACTTCAGAAGAGACGGTTCTTCACGTTTTGGAGCAAATAACCGTTATGGAAACTTTGGTTCTGTGGGTGCTGCTTGGGTTTTCACAGAAGAAAAATTCTTAAGAGACAAATCATGGCTGAGTTTTGGTAAACTTCGTTCCAGCTATGGTGAAATTGGAAGTGATGCCATTGGAGATTACGGCTATGCAAATACCTATTCAACAGGAACATACGGAAATGGAAATGCTGCCATGACAGCAACAAGAATTGCAAATCCAAATTATCAATGGGAAGTAACTAAAAAGTTTGAAGCAGCTTTAGATTTAGGTTTCCTTGATGATCGAATTTCATTTAGTGCGGCCTTCTACAGAAATCGTTCCGGAAATCAATTAGTAAGTGCAACACTTAGTCCACAAGCTGGTTTTACAAGTTATCAAGCAAATTTAGCGGCAGAAGTAGAAAATAAAGGAATCGAATTTACTTTAAGTACTACTAACATCCGTAATAAAAACTTAAACTGGAGTACTTCGTTTAATATTTCTAAAAACTCTAACAAATTATTATCATTCCCTGGAATAGAAACGTCAAGTTATTACACTACTTATGTAGTTGGAAATCCTTTAAGCAGTAGATATTTATACAATTTTACAGGTGTAAATGCAAACGGAATTGCACAATTTGAAGATGCTAACGGAGACGGAAAAATCTCTTCAGGATTTGCTCAGACAGGAACTGGAGATAGAAAATACTATGGACCGTCTTATCCTAAATATTATGGTGGTATTTCAAACTCTATCAGTTATAAAAAATTCTCACTTGATTTCTTGTTCCAATTTGTAAAACAAGAAGGAAGAAGCCTCTTATCGTCTATCGCAGTACAGCCAGGATATCCTTACGGACTTGCTAATTATCAAGTTGATGAATACAATGATTACTTAGCGCAAGGCAATGTTTTAAGCTCTAATTACCAGGCTAGTTTCTTTAACTATGCAGGATCTACAGCTACAATTGTTGATGCTTCGTACATCAAACTTAAAAATGTAAGCGCATCTTATAACATTCCATTAGATCAAAACACGCAAAAATTCATCCAAAATATTCGTGTTTCATTACAAGGGCAAAACCTTGTAACCTTCACAAAATATAAAGGGTTTGATCCGGAAACTCAAGGTTTAAATTTACCTCCGTTACGTACCATTACTTTAGGAACACAGTTTACATTTTAA
- a CDS encoding M28 family metallopeptidase, with the protein MKKKLFLLFSLSCNVIFSQTVKKPLVSAITLKDLKTDMYQMAGDHFNGREAGTLDELKVSMWLAEKAKEAGMSPAGDDGTFFQFFDLYRHQVTNNTKFKIGQKEFKLWSEVLVAETTTKKVEAPILFLANASAEEIRKADVKGKAVVILASKEGIADNISLFERRYPGFVKQKYYEDLAYKGAAALIIVADELGEKSWSEVEPQMKRGVYGIEGYRDKMPVPPRMPAFWVHNNQLDFLKNTKELLSAEVISETYKYPSVNVVGKIEGTDAKLKNEYVLFSGHQDHDGVRQKYGQDSIYNGADDNASTCVAMLAIARAYKKQPAKRSALFVFHGSEERGLLGSSWYASHPTVPEKDIIAVLNGDMIGRNDINQAALLGSSDPHQNSPDLVAVAKKANDEGPKFELDKLWDRPEHPEFFYFRSDHLPYARKNIPAVFFTSVLHSQYHTPMDESENIDFVKLHKMTDWMYRTGWILSNQTDRPKVIPQKTER; encoded by the coding sequence ATGAAAAAAAAGTTGTTTTTATTATTCAGCTTAAGCTGTAATGTGATTTTTTCGCAGACAGTCAAAAAACCTTTGGTTAGTGCTATAACTTTAAAGGATCTTAAAACAGATATGTACCAAATGGCTGGCGACCATTTTAATGGACGCGAAGCAGGTACTTTGGACGAATTAAAAGTCTCTATGTGGTTGGCAGAGAAGGCAAAAGAAGCCGGAATGTCACCTGCTGGTGATGATGGTACTTTTTTTCAATTTTTTGATTTATACCGACATCAGGTTACCAACAACACCAAATTTAAAATCGGTCAAAAAGAATTTAAATTATGGAGTGAAGTGCTAGTTGCTGAAACGACTACTAAAAAAGTGGAAGCTCCAATATTGTTTTTAGCTAACGCTTCTGCTGAAGAAATCAGAAAAGCAGATGTAAAAGGAAAAGCAGTTGTAATATTGGCTTCTAAAGAGGGAATTGCAGATAATATTTCTCTTTTTGAAAGACGTTATCCTGGTTTTGTCAAGCAGAAATATTACGAAGATTTAGCTTATAAAGGCGCGGCAGCCCTTATTATCGTTGCAGATGAATTGGGCGAAAAAAGCTGGTCTGAAGTAGAACCTCAAATGAAACGAGGTGTTTATGGTATTGAAGGTTACCGCGATAAAATGCCTGTTCCTCCTAGAATGCCTGCTTTTTGGGTTCATAATAATCAATTAGATTTTCTTAAAAACACAAAAGAACTTTTATCTGCCGAAGTAATTTCAGAAACCTATAAATATCCATCTGTAAACGTTGTTGGAAAAATTGAAGGAACAGATGCTAAATTAAAGAACGAATATGTTCTTTTCAGCGGCCATCAAGATCACGATGGCGTAAGGCAGAAATACGGACAAGATTCTATCTACAACGGAGCAGATGATAATGCAAGTACTTGTGTGGCTATGCTCGCTATTGCGAGAGCCTACAAGAAACAGCCCGCAAAAAGATCCGCTTTGTTTGTGTTTCATGGCTCAGAAGAACGCGGATTACTAGGTTCTAGTTGGTATGCATCGCACCCAACAGTACCTGAAAAAGATATCATTGCGGTTTTAAATGGTGATATGATTGGAAGAAATGATATCAATCAAGCAGCACTTTTAGGATCCAGCGACCCGCATCAAAATTCTCCTGATCTTGTGGCTGTAGCTAAAAAAGCCAATGATGAAGGGCCAAAATTCGAACTTGATAAACTTTGGGACAGACCGGAGCATCCTGAGTTCTTTTATTTTAGATCAGACCATCTGCCTTACGCTAGAAAAAATATTCCAGCAGTTTTCTTTACAAGTGTTTTGCACAGTCAATATCATACTCCAATGGATGAGTCGGAGAATATAGATTTTGTCAAACTGCATAAAATGACAGACTGGATGTATCGCACTGGCTGGATTCTATCGAATCAGACAGATCGTCCAAAAGTAATTCCGCAAAAAACAGAGAGATAA
- a CDS encoding Gldg family protein, translated as MKTIYRIAKTELNTMFYSPVAWVVLVIFSIQSSWKFFNTIERFEKAQKIGQSMDNLSQIVFSGFSGLYTEMQNYLYLYVPLLTMGLVSREINSGSIKLLLSSPIKIKEIVLGKYLAIAAYCLLFIAILGLQVAIAYFSIENLDLKFAISGLIGLYLLVCTYAAIGLFMSCLTSYQVVAAISTLVVLAGLNFIGKLWQDVEIVKDITYFLSIAGRANEMLEGLIISKDVFYFVLVSSLFIVLSIYKLQTGRDAQTISKRLLKYTLLITIVLSLGYITSRAPLTLYTDMTRNKDNTLTKSSLDVIDKIEGPVKITTYVNLLDINYYMAMPYSQNSDIASFAKYTRFLPQIEMEYVYYYDTSTNEALYAQNPGLNDKQLAEKMVESQSMKLKKLYSPTEIKKIIDLGPEQNRVVRTVEYNGKKTFLRMFDDLFKVPFEKEISASLKRLVSNPVKIVFATGNMERSIEKNGDKNYKTGFNEITFRNSLINQGFDVVSVDINAQNIPSETTILIIADPKTQLSQGAVDRITKYIDEGKNLMLLAEPETNSALAAITDKLGIAFTKKTLVQESETNSPDFLVTELQKNVDSTVIKLSKINNPIPFLGSSGITTTKDAGFKVTPLLKTNKQPAWESQAGITSISEDLKKQPSSKEIPLVTALTRNINGKTQKIIVAGDADFMGNAELSRGGSGTFQFVTDIFSWFSNYQFPIDTTRPQKTDKKITITSNQVFIDKILFIGIFPLLIILGGAFILIRRNRR; from the coding sequence ATGAAAACAATATATAGAATTGCTAAAACAGAGCTCAACACTATGTTTTACTCACCTGTTGCGTGGGTTGTTTTAGTGATATTTTCAATCCAGTCAAGCTGGAAATTTTTCAATACTATCGAACGTTTTGAAAAAGCACAAAAAATCGGTCAGAGCATGGACAATTTATCACAGATTGTTTTTTCAGGCTTTAGCGGGTTATATACCGAAATGCAGAATTACCTATACCTGTATGTTCCTCTTTTGACCATGGGATTGGTAAGCCGTGAAATCAACAGCGGTTCTATAAAGCTTTTGCTTTCTTCTCCCATTAAAATTAAAGAAATTGTATTAGGAAAATATTTAGCTATTGCTGCTTACTGTCTTTTATTCATTGCGATTTTGGGACTACAGGTTGCAATTGCTTATTTTTCTATTGAGAATCTCGACCTTAAATTTGCCATTTCTGGTTTAATTGGTTTGTACCTGTTGGTTTGCACTTATGCGGCAATAGGACTTTTTATGTCTTGCCTGACTTCTTATCAAGTTGTGGCTGCTATAAGTACACTTGTCGTTTTAGCAGGTTTAAATTTTATTGGAAAACTTTGGCAGGATGTCGAAATCGTAAAAGACATTACCTATTTCCTTTCAATCGCCGGGCGTGCCAATGAAATGCTGGAAGGATTGATTATCAGTAAAGATGTATTTTATTTTGTTTTAGTAAGCAGTCTTTTTATTGTATTAAGTATTTACAAATTACAAACAGGAAGAGATGCGCAGACCATTTCAAAAAGACTTTTAAAATATACTCTTTTAATCACTATTGTTTTATCGCTTGGCTATATCACATCAAGAGCACCTCTTACGCTTTATACAGATATGACAAGAAATAAAGACAATACACTAACAAAGAGCAGTTTAGATGTTATTGATAAGATAGAAGGACCTGTTAAGATAACGACCTATGTTAACTTGCTAGATATTAATTATTACATGGCAATGCCATACTCTCAAAATTCTGATATTGCGAGTTTTGCAAAATATACCCGTTTTTTGCCCCAAATAGAAATGGAATATGTTTATTATTACGACACTTCAACAAATGAAGCTTTGTATGCTCAAAATCCAGGATTAAACGACAAACAGCTTGCCGAAAAAATGGTCGAGTCGCAGAGTATGAAACTTAAAAAATTATATTCTCCAACAGAAATCAAAAAAATTATCGATTTAGGACCTGAACAAAATAGAGTGGTCAGAACAGTAGAATATAACGGAAAAAAGACCTTCCTAAGAATGTTTGATGACTTATTTAAAGTACCATTTGAAAAAGAAATATCCGCTTCATTAAAGCGTTTAGTTTCTAATCCTGTAAAAATTGTATTTGCAACTGGAAATATGGAACGCAGTATTGAAAAAAATGGAGATAAAAATTATAAAACTGGATTTAACGAAATAACATTTAGAAACTCGTTAATCAATCAAGGATTTGACGTTGTTTCTGTTGATATTAATGCGCAGAATATTCCTTCTGAAACTACTATTTTAATCATTGCGGATCCTAAAACACAATTAAGTCAAGGTGCTGTCGACCGTATTACTAAATATATTGATGAAGGCAAAAACTTAATGCTTTTGGCAGAACCTGAGACCAACTCAGCTTTAGCAGCGATTACAGATAAACTAGGAATCGCATTTACAAAAAAGACTTTAGTACAGGAAAGTGAAACAAATTCGCCTGATTTCTTAGTAACCGAGCTTCAAAAAAATGTTGATTCTACTGTAATCAAATTAAGTAAAATCAATAATCCAATTCCGTTTTTAGGGAGCAGTGGTATTACAACTACAAAAGATGCCGGATTTAAAGTTACGCCACTTTTAAAAACCAATAAGCAGCCAGCATGGGAATCTCAGGCAGGAATTACTTCAATTTCAGAAGATTTAAAGAAACAGCCTTCTTCAAAAGAAATTCCTCTTGTAACTGCTTTAACGAGAAACATCAATGGTAAAACACAAAAAATAATTGTTGCTGGAGATGCCGATTTTATGGGCAATGCCGAATTAAGCCGTGGTGGATCTGGAACTTTTCAATTTGTAACCGATATTTTCAGCTGGTTTAGTAATTATCAATTCCCAATTGATACTACTCGTCCTCAAAAAACCGACAAAAAAATCACGATTACTTCAAATCAAGTTTTCATTGACAAAATTTTGTTTATCGGAATCTTTCCATTATTGATCATATTAGGCGGTGCTTTTATACTTATAAGAAGAAATAGAAGATAA
- a CDS encoding FecR family protein, protein MQQKKFEELFEGYLQNNLSDAEQQQMMKIMQQGVHDDFLKEKIHEMLKSDYVTDVMDKKQSDDILKYILSKPQNEPKVVDLNPKRKTRVVLQSLFAAASIALLIVLGNSLFFKQKTTIPTIIPEAPAVVAQNTLIDFSGKQLVHLPDGSTVLLNDNSTLKYDKDSFDSKTREVTLTGEAFFDIKHNTEKPFIVHTGKIQTKVLGTAFNINAQNSSENIEVTVARGKVQVGDVEKVYGVITPNQQIKVNKSTLNFEQNNISSAIVTEWKSNYLILDDLNMSEAVSLIAQKYKVQIFISNEKIKNCRITASFLNEEDLDHVLKVISSVIETEYRYNKAGNVILDGKGCEKE, encoded by the coding sequence ATGCAGCAAAAAAAGTTCGAAGAGTTATTTGAAGGCTATCTGCAAAATAATCTATCTGATGCAGAACAGCAGCAAATGATGAAGATAATGCAGCAGGGCGTGCATGATGATTTTCTGAAGGAAAAAATTCATGAGATGCTGAAAAGTGATTATGTTACAGATGTGATGGATAAAAAACAGAGTGATGATATTCTGAAGTACATTTTATCTAAACCACAGAATGAACCTAAGGTAGTGGATTTAAATCCGAAGAGAAAAACAAGAGTGGTTTTACAATCGCTTTTCGCAGCGGCAAGTATCGCTTTATTAATTGTTTTGGGAAATTCGTTGTTCTTTAAACAAAAAACGACAATTCCAACTATTATACCTGAAGCACCTGCTGTTGTAGCCCAAAATACTTTAATTGACTTTAGCGGGAAACAATTGGTACACCTTCCAGATGGTAGTACAGTTCTTTTAAATGATAACAGTACACTGAAATACGATAAAGATTCTTTTGATTCTAAAACTCGTGAAGTTACATTGACTGGAGAAGCTTTTTTTGATATTAAACACAATACAGAAAAACCTTTTATTGTACATACTGGTAAAATTCAGACTAAAGTATTAGGAACTGCTTTTAATATTAATGCTCAAAATTCTTCAGAAAATATAGAGGTTACAGTTGCACGCGGTAAAGTTCAAGTTGGCGATGTAGAAAAAGTATATGGTGTAATTACTCCAAATCAACAGATTAAAGTAAATAAAAGCACTTTAAACTTCGAACAAAACAATATCAGTTCGGCTATTGTAACTGAATGGAAAAGCAATTATCTGATTCTTGATGATCTTAATATGTCCGAAGCTGTTTCTCTAATAGCTCAAAAATATAAAGTACAGATTTTTATCTCGAACGAAAAAATTAAGAATTGCAGAATAACAGCGAGTTTCTTAAACGAAGAAGATTTAGATCATGTACTAAAAGTAATTAGCAGTGTTATCGAAACCGAATATCGTTACAATAAAGCCGGTAACGTTATTTTAGACGGAAAAGGCTGTGAGAAAGAATAA
- a CDS encoding RNA polymerase sigma factor — MAQNFNIDEKKLLLELSQGSELAFTNVYNQYKNNVYSTALRITKSKIQAEEAVQDIFLKIWQNRENLVEVTHFENYLYIISRNHLFNSIKKIARETSQISPFDQKETGIIDTDSNIKDEQYNTILNQIVEQLPPQQQKVYQMAKRDGLSHQKIGEDLGISTETVKKHMAQALKFIRLKISPYMNMFMSLLLFLKF, encoded by the coding sequence ATGGCTCAAAATTTCAATATTGACGAAAAAAAACTTCTTCTTGAATTATCTCAAGGAAGCGAGCTTGCGTTTACAAATGTGTACAATCAATATAAAAATAATGTCTATTCGACTGCTTTACGAATTACGAAATCTAAAATTCAAGCAGAAGAAGCTGTTCAAGACATCTTTTTGAAGATCTGGCAAAATCGCGAAAACTTGGTTGAAGTAACCCATTTTGAGAATTATCTTTATATAATCTCTCGTAATCATTTATTCAATTCAATTAAAAAAATCGCTCGCGAAACAAGTCAAATTTCTCCATTCGATCAAAAAGAAACAGGTATTATTGATACTGACAGCAATATTAAAGACGAACAATACAATACAATTTTAAACCAGATTGTAGAGCAGTTACCTCCTCAGCAGCAAAAAGTCTATCAAATGGCAAAAAGGGATGGCCTTAGTCATCAAAAAATTGGCGAAGATTTAGGCATCTCAACAGAGACGGTAAAAAAACATATGGCTCAGGCTTTAAAATTTATACGTCTTAAAATTTCTCCATACATGAATATGTTCATGTCATTACTGCTATTTTTAAAGTTTTAG
- a CDS encoding ABC transporter ATP-binding protein produces the protein METTTIVRVEDLSHQYSKDWAIQNINFEIKTNRILGLLGSNGAGKSTTMNILCGVLNQTSGNIFIDGINLKENPVEAKKLIGFLPQTPPLHLDLTVDEYLIHCAELRHVKKEDLKSALEKAKEQCGISHFSNRLIRNLSGGYRQRVGIAQAIIHEPKLVVLDEPTNGLDPNQILEVRKLIKKISKDKAVIFSSHILSEVQATCQDIRMIENGHMVFSDTLDAFNNYIEADKLTASFENPPKIESLTAISEVTNAVYLTPKKVQITFEGTQEVAEKIVSLSVHNDWKLREIQFEKVSLDEIFAQLSKKAPSKNATLS, from the coding sequence ATGGAAACAACAACAATTGTAAGAGTTGAGGACTTGTCGCATCAATATAGTAAGGATTGGGCAATACAAAATATAAATTTCGAGATTAAAACAAACAGAATTTTAGGCCTTTTAGGATCGAACGGTGCCGGAAAATCTACTACAATGAATATTCTTTGCGGTGTTCTAAACCAAACCAGCGGTAATATTTTTATTGATGGAATTAACCTGAAAGAAAATCCTGTTGAAGCTAAAAAATTAATTGGTTTTTTACCGCAGACACCGCCTTTACATTTAGATTTAACAGTAGATGAATATTTGATTCATTGTGCAGAGCTGCGTCATGTAAAAAAAGAAGATTTAAAAAGTGCTTTAGAAAAAGCCAAAGAACAATGCGGTATTTCACATTTCAGCAATCGCTTAATCCGAAATCTATCTGGAGGATACCGTCAGCGAGTGGGTATTGCACAGGCTATTATTCATGAACCTAAATTAGTCGTTTTAGATGAACCAACAAACGGACTTGATCCTAACCAGATTTTAGAAGTTAGAAAATTAATTAAAAAAATCTCCAAAGACAAAGCCGTAATATTCTCTTCGCATATTCTATCTGAAGTTCAGGCAACCTGCCAGGATATCAGAATGATCGAGAACGGACACATGGTGTTTTCAGATACTTTGGATGCTTTTAATAATTATATCGAAGCAGATAAATTAACGGCTAGTTTTGAAAATCCGCCAAAAATTGAATCTTTAACAGCGATTTCAGAAGTTACTAATGCTGTATATCTTACTCCAAAAAAAGTACAAATTACTTTCGAAGGCACGCAGGAAGTTGCTGAAAAAATCGTTTCCCTAAGCGTTCATAACGATTGGAAATTACGTGAAATTCAATTCGAAAAAGTCTCTTTAGATGAGATTTTTGCACAATTATCTAAAAAAGCCCCTTCTAAAAACGCTACACTTTCTTAA
- a CDS encoding RagB/SusD family nutrient uptake outer membrane protein — MKNNSIKYSYIFSFFLLMGLTSCDEMLDVDLPSNELSSATIYASDPTAEAAVNGIYNSINVSTYYSSLHYVLGQTSDELIPKTQLVNVYTSNEMIDTDGTTSSMWTEFYKTVYNANNVIEGISASKTLSAAKSKNWIGEAKFLRAYCYFYMTNIWGEVPLVLTTNVDKSALAPKNTQAEIYNQIVLDLTDAVADLPVNYTSYNSLRIRATKWAAEALLARVNLYLGKWSEASTYASDVISQTGTYKMVTGLTATNSPFIADNTEAIWQIPYFNTTYTYEGAALFSTAGTYMLRKGNTMFETDDARKTNWTISVIASDGTTFLAPRKYKNAYVASPVERSTALRLAELYLIRAEARVKLNQITGAQEDINVIRNRALLPSTTLTDPTQLSALIAAERERELFAEFGHRWFDLKRTGTIDQVLGATAGKIWSSTDSLFPIPESAIRSNPFLTQNSGY, encoded by the coding sequence ATGAAAAATAATTCTATAAAATACTCTTATATATTTTCGTTTTTTCTTTTAATGGGATTAACGAGTTGCGATGAAATGCTTGACGTTGATCTGCCAAGCAATGAATTGTCTTCGGCTACAATATACGCTTCTGATCCTACTGCAGAAGCTGCTGTAAATGGAATTTACAATAGTATTAATGTTAGTACCTATTATAGTTCACTGCATTATGTTTTGGGACAAACTTCTGATGAGCTTATACCAAAAACGCAGCTGGTAAATGTTTATACTTCTAATGAAATGATTGACACTGATGGAACGACAAGCTCTATGTGGACTGAATTCTACAAAACGGTTTATAATGCCAACAATGTTATTGAAGGGATATCAGCAAGTAAAACATTAAGTGCTGCAAAAAGTAAAAACTGGATTGGCGAAGCTAAATTTTTAAGAGCTTACTGCTATTTTTACATGACCAATATTTGGGGTGAAGTCCCTTTGGTTTTAACCACAAATGTTGATAAATCCGCTTTGGCTCCAAAAAACACCCAAGCAGAAATTTACAATCAGATTGTTTTGGATTTGACAGATGCTGTGGCTGATCTTCCTGTAAATTATACATCTTATAATTCATTGCGAATTAGAGCTACAAAATGGGCCGCTGAAGCTTTATTGGCCAGAGTAAACCTTTACTTAGGAAAATGGTCTGAAGCCTCAACTTATGCAAGTGATGTAATCAGCCAAACGGGAACCTATAAAATGGTAACGGGGTTAACTGCAACAAATAGTCCTTTTATTGCTGACAATACCGAAGCAATATGGCAGATTCCTTATTTTAATACTACTTATACCTATGAAGGTGCTGCTTTGTTCTCTACAGCAGGAACTTATATGCTTAGAAAAGGAAACACAATGTTTGAAACTGATGACGCCAGAAAAACTAACTGGACAATTAGCGTAATAGCAAGTGACGGAACAACATTTTTAGCGCCTAGAAAATATAAAAATGCTTATGTTGCTTCTCCAGTAGAACGTTCAACGGCACTTCGTTTAGCTGAACTTTATTTAATTAGAGCCGAAGCTAGAGTAAAACTAAACCAAATTACTGGCGCTCAGGAAGACATTAATGTAATCCGTAACAGAGCTTTATTACCTTCTACTACATTAACAGATCCTACTCAATTGTCAGCCTTAATTGCTGCAGAAAGAGAACGCGAACTGTTTGCAGAATTTGGCCACAGATGGTTTGATCTTAAAAGAACTGGAACTATAGATCAAGTTCTTGGAGCAACTGCTGGAAAAATCTGGTCTTCTACAGACAGTCTTTTCCCAATACCAGAATCTGCAATTCGCTCAAATCCCTTTTTAACCCAAAATTCAGGATACTAA